AAGTTTGATCGGAGCATATGTATGAACAGCGGCAAATGGAATCGAAAACCAAAAAGAATTCTTGAGAGTTCAGAAAAAGAAAATTTCTCTAAAAAACTTGGCTTAGAAGAACCCTATAAAGTGAGTCGGATAAGACCTAAGAAAAAGAAGCGCAAACACCCAGGCTACACACTTATTCCCAAACATCAACATTGGATTTTTAACAGCAATAAAATTAACGGAGGATAAAATGGATAAAACGAAACTAGATCGCCAGATGAAGAAATTTGAAGGTTACTTAATGGTGGATCGTGGCCTAGCGAAAGTCACTGCCAATGGCTATTGCAGAACTGTCAGTATATCGTTACGACGAATGAAAAAATTTGTTCCACAGTACACAAACATAAAAGAACATATCGGCTGGATGTATGATAGAAAATATAGCTACAGTCATGTTGTAAACTCTTCCCTGGGGCTAGAGCATTATACTCGTTTCAAAGGCCAAGCGATAAAACTGGCTCGACCAAAGAAACCAAGAAGACTAATTAAAGATGTTATGACTGAGTCTGAGGTCTCGCGTCTACTTTTGGCTGCCAAAAATATCCGAGTTAAGGCCATGATTTGTTTGCTTGCGTACTCGGGAGTTAGAAATCTAGAATTATGCAACTTGAAGTTAGAGGATATTGATCTCGGTGCAAACCAAGTCACAGTGCGCGACGGAAAGAATCGACAGGATGGAGTTATAAATATTTCCGCAGAGTGTACTCGCGTTCTTATTGATTATTTAAGATCCCATCCTAGAGAAAAGGACCAATTTCTTTTCACAACACTTCTTAAGAACAATCAATTAACCACAGGTGACGTAAGGAAATCACTCAGAACAACCGCATCACGAGCACAAATCGGGCGACGCATATTCCCCCACCTTCTTCGCCATAGTTTAGCTACCAACCTGCTCAATAGAGGGGCTAGCCTCATGATGATCCAACAACAACTTCGACATCGATTTATTGAATCGACCATGATTTATGTGGTTTCCAGACCA
This window of the Deltaproteobacteria bacterium genome carries:
- a CDS encoding tyrosine-type recombinase/integrase; translated protein: MDKTKLDRQMKKFEGYLMVDRGLAKVTANGYCRTVSISLRRMKKFVPQYTNIKEHIGWMYDRKYSYSHVVNSSLGLEHYTRFKGQAIKLARPKKPRRLIKDVMTESEVSRLLLAAKNIRVKAMICLLAYSGVRNLELCNLKLEDIDLGANQVTVRDGKNRQDGVINISAECTRVLIDYLRSHPREKDQFLFTTLLKNNQLTTGDVRKSLRTTASRAQIGRRIFPHLLRHSLATNLLNRGASLMMIQQQLRHRFIESTMIYVVSRPIRNRSEYDFHKPAYM